The Lysinibacillus timonensis nucleotide sequence GGAATTCACAATCGTTCGCACTAAGCAATTTAGCTTAAAGCCAATGGATCAGGAAGAAGCGATTCTTCAAATGAATTTACTTGGTCATGATTTCTTTATTTTTACTGATGCAGATTCGAATGGTACAAACATTGTGTACAAACGTAAAGATGGGAAATACGGTTTAATTGAAACGCAATAGTTAACATTGCCCCTAATATTTGACATCAGATGTCACTATTAGGGGTTTTCTCTTTTTATTAAATTCGATATAATAGTGCTAGATTATCCAAAATATTACAAAGTGGAAAAGTGGTAACAATCTACACTAGAATCAACTATCAGTAAAAAATTAATGATTTCTTTGATTTCATTATAAAAGTTTCGAATTATTATAGTACAATTAGGGTAAGAGAAACTAAAACAATAGTTTTAAAAACGTATCGGAGTTGTTGAAATGAGTAAAAAAGTTAGAAAAGCAGTTATTCCAGCGGCAGGGTTAGGTACTCGATTCCTACCAGCGACAAAAGCACAACCAAAAGAAATGTTGCCAATTGTCGATAAACCAACAATTCAATATATTGTTGAAGAAGCTGTTCAATCTGGGATAGAAGATATCATCATTATCAGTGGTCGTAATAAGAGAGCAATCGAAGACCATTTTGATAAGACGTATGAGCTCGAAGAATTGCTTGCGCAAAAAGGGAAATGGGATGACTTAAAGGAAATTCAAGAAATCTCCAATCTAGCAAACATCCATTACATCCGTCAAAAAGAACAAAAAGGATTAGGGGACGCCATTTACTGTGCTCATCGTTTTATTGGCGATGAACCATTTGCCGTATTACTAGGTGATATCGTGTTGAATGCAGAAACTCCTGCCTTAGCGCAATTAATTAAAACATACGAGAAAGAACAAGCTTCAGTTATCGGTGTTCAGGAAGTACCATTAAGTGCTGTTCATCAATACGGTGTCATTAACCCAGCAAATGGAATTGAAAAAGGACAACCAATAGAAGTGAAAGGCTTTGTCGAAAAGCCAAAGGCGGAAGAAGCACCTTCAAACTTGGCCATTATGGGTCGTTATGTTTTAACACCAAATATCTTTAAAGCGTTAGAAGCAACAAGACCTGGTGTTGGTGGTGAAATTCAATTAACGGATGCGATCGAGTTATTAAACCATAGTGAACGTA carries:
- the galU gene encoding UTP--glucose-1-phosphate uridylyltransferase GalU; the protein is MSKKVRKAVIPAAGLGTRFLPATKAQPKEMLPIVDKPTIQYIVEEAVQSGIEDIIIISGRNKRAIEDHFDKTYELEELLAQKGKWDDLKEIQEISNLANIHYIRQKEQKGLGDAIYCAHRFIGDEPFAVLLGDIVLNAETPALAQLIKTYEKEQASVIGVQEVPLSAVHQYGVINPANGIEKGQPIEVKGFVEKPKAEEAPSNLAIMGRYVLTPNIFKALEATRPGVGGEIQLTDAIELLNHSERIVAQDVVGKLYDIGSKFGFIQATLEFALERDDLQDRLRNYLRTFMKEEL